The genome window CGTTTGGTATGTTCTGAGAATGAAAAGGTCACGGGGACTGAAGCATCATGAGGTAGAATAATATATGATATTGGAGGGGTATTTAAGAGCCAGATCATGTAAGGTGTTAGAGACTATGGTTAACAGTTAATTTTATTTGATGTATAAAGCCACTGACTTTCTGTAAGCCAGATTGGACTATGAtccaatttgcattttttaaaaattccgcTAGCTGCTGTGTAGAGAATGGGCTATAAGAGGACAAGAGTGTATGTGTGATACTTGCCATGAGACATGATGTGACTTGGGTTGATAATTATGATAGGAATGCAGAGCTAATAAACTTCAGAGGTAGAGTTAACAAGATTTTCTGATGGgctagatgggggggggggggcaaaagtAGAGCTGGAATCCAAGAGAATCCAAGAGAACTGTAGGATAATGCATCTAGCATGGTGCTCTGGCTACCTTGCTCGCTGCACATCTGTATAGCAACACTCAACCACACTCCTACTGAAATCTTAACAAAGCCCTGTGGTCCTCCCCAGAACATGGCAAGATAGGCAGTCTTCCAGGAGATGGGACAAAGCCATTTATCATCTGCTCCCCTATCTTGCAGAAGGCTGCCATGAGGTAACTTCTCATCTCACTTCCTGGTTCTAGTGAAGCAGAGATTTCCACCTCACTCCCTTCACTACAGATATAGGCTAATAGGCTAGAGTTTAGAGTTGGCTCTTCAACAACAGAGCTGCTCCATTTAGGTGTCATTTGGCCTCCCTGGTCCAATGTCTAAGGGACCAGGGATGTGGAACACTGACTTCATGCTGATCTTGCTTTTGCGGGTATGTTGGAAGTAATTAAGTCTATTTGAGCTTATTCTCTCCCAGCTGGTTAAATCTGGAAATATGACAGCCATCCTAGCAGCTACAACTACCCTTCACAATAACTCTGGTTTCCAACTTGACAATTGTAGTGGAAGGAACAGATTTAGGAAGGTGAAGGAAATTAAGAGTTCTGTTTTGGAAGTTAAATTTGAGGTGTTTATGAAGAATTTATATCAAGACATCAAGAAGGTGATGGGATGCATATGTCTGTAGTTCAGAGAACAGGTCGAGGTCCAAGTTTAGAAGTCATTAATAAGTAAATGGTATTTTAAGTCATACTAGGTAAGATCACCGTGGTGCAGCATATTGGCAGAGCAGCCCAACTAAGTGTTGATATTTAGAGGTCAGGGGTAGAGAAACTGGCAAAAGAAGCAGATTTAAGATGGACGCAGGAAACCAAAGAATGTGTATCACAGGAACTACCAGTGGCCATGCGCCACCATGTGGAGTGATGTATGGAGATTTGGAGCCAATATGCATTGAGGGGCAGAGCTAGAGCCATCTTAATCCCCAGTCACAGCCTCTGCCTGAGGCCTCTGGCACTCCTTCCTTAGAGTAAGCAGTCTAAGAACagttctttcccttctccagaaTGGGTTTCAAAGAACATGGTTACAGAATTAAACTTTGACTTTATTATATGCATGAATGttgttaaaatttcaaattcatggaatttaaaaatgaatgggaCCTAAAAGTCAATGTTTggcaagaaaactgaaaaagaatcCTAAACACAGCAATGGTtcattaaaatgtccaaaatacTGGTTTTAGATACTGAACATATATATAAGGAAAATTCTATTTTGGGGAATAAACACTATTTTTCTACAGAAAGGAAATCATAGAAAAGGTATTATTGCTCAGATAGGGCTTCCTATACTAAAACCACAATGATGCACTGACAGTTCTCCAAAACACATTAGGCTAGTACTCTCGTACTGCAGGTACCAACAGGCTAAACCACCAGAAACAACACACCCACAGCCTTGACCTTGAAAAACGGCTACTTGTGAAATAATCTGACCAAACCAAGAGACTGTtccttacaaaacaaaacataggacTAAAAACAAGCATAAAAAGAAGATAATCCTACTGAGAACACTATCCCTTCATCAGCATGGATACTTCTTGTACATTAACCCTCACAGATGTACACTTAAATATGCTTAATAATTCTTAATAATACACAGTAATTCCAAAATACATCTAGGTATGTAACAAATGATTAAATGATGACTAATACAATTTAAAGACTTCAAAATGATAATAAGAGATGCCAAATTTGACAACAGATGACTGTAATATACTAATAAACTGTGAAGTATCCATAAAATGTCTACAGATTTCTTCATCCTTCATGATTCTCCTCTCAGCCCTCCGTCTTCACAGTTCATTTTCATCCATTTCCGTAGGAGAAGTGTTTTGGGTGGAGCAGAATGAGTAACAACCATACTCAGGTATGGGCCTCCGGAGCGGCCAGTTGTTTTCTTGCAAGAGTGATCTTGGAGACAAAATAAATTGAGTCTCAAAAAACTCTAATGACTCTCCATCTTCCTTCTCGATCAGGAACTGATACTCACCAAATCTGACCATGCACTTGTAAGGCAGGTCTATTTTATTTAGATAGCACAGCTCCTTGTTGTCCACAAGCAGACTGGTCTTCTTactcatgtttttaatttcaaaagagaGAACTGAACTATCAAACTTCTTAAACAGCTGCAGAGAAAACTGAACTCGGGAAACCTGTTTGTCCTGAAAGGTATaatgacagatgttggaattTCGGCCAAATTTCACCACTTCGCTGGAAGGAAGTTTATCTCGGTTATAAAACCTTATTGATTGGAATACTCCACTTTGCTGCTGGCCAGGATGGTAAAC of Mustela nigripes isolate SB6536 chromosome 1, MUSNIG.SB6536, whole genome shotgun sequence contains these proteins:
- the TIFA gene encoding TRAF-interacting protein with FHA domain-containing protein A isoform X2, which encodes MSSFEGADTEETVTCLQITVYHPGQQQSGVFQSIRFYNRDKLPSSEVVKFGRNSNICHYTFQDKQVSRVQFSLQLFKKFDSSVLSFEIKNMSKKTSLLVDNKELCYLNKIDLPYKCMVRFGEYQFLIEKEDGESLEFFETQFILSPRSLLQENNWPLRRPIPEYGCYSFCSTQNTSPTEMDENEL
- the TIFA gene encoding TRAF-interacting protein with FHA domain-containing protein A isoform X1 produces the protein MSTATEKLDSADLIRASHIPRGIMSSFEGADTEETVTCLQITVYHPGQQQSGVFQSIRFYNRDKLPSSEVVKFGRNSNICHYTFQDKQVSRVQFSLQLFKKFDSSVLSFEIKNMSKKTSLLVDNKELCYLNKIDLPYKCMVRFGEYQFLIEKEDGESLEFFETQFILSPRSLLQENNWPLRRPIPEYGCYSFCSTQNTSPTEMDENEL